The Xiphophorus couchianus chromosome 5, X_couchianus-1.0, whole genome shotgun sequence genome includes a region encoding these proteins:
- the LOC114145436 gene encoding T-lymphocyte surface antigen Ly-9-like isoform X2, with product METQITFICLFLVILGFSAGQEEKENLTGIVGGTITLPGAVTEKGYLLYNGKNIASVFKGEFDIDVNIYKNKLQWNRSSGLFTITNLQKNDSGTYTVQKGKFSSSYKLQVYDPAPTPAVTPVNVTSDPCLLICSVDKPATLLWIRDKEIQNQSRSALSLPVTVHTEDRDSSYRCVAANPAENKTVDVNLMSSCGFKQTQTLDYRRTYWIAGGLCIGFIVLIGFGFLLIQKKFLVQKSSGSQTQGRRRENRSCWRPGNRTKPLKLRITI from the exons TGATTCTGGGATTTTCTGCTGGTCAGGAAGAGAAGGAGAATCTGACAGGAATCGTTGGAGGAACCATCACTCTACCTGGGGCTGTCACTGAGAAAGGATATCTTTTATATAACGGAAAAAACATTGCTTCAGTGTTTAAAGGTGAATTTGATATTGATGTGAACATTTACAAGAACAAACTTCAGTGGAACCGAAGCTCTGGACTCTTTACGATCACAAACCTGCAGAAGAACGACTCAGGAACCTATACAGTTCAAAAAGGCAAATTTTCTTCTTCATATAAGCTTCAAGTTTATG ATCCAGCACCGACTCCTGCAGTAACACCAGTtaatgtgacctctgacccctgccTGTTGATCTGCTCTGTGGACAAACCAGCGACTCTGCTGTGGATCAGAGACAAAGAAATACAGAACCAGAGCCGCTCTGCTCTGTCTTTACCTGTTACTGTCCATACAGAGGATAGAGATTCATCATATAGATGTGTAGCAGCCAATCCTGCAGAGAACAAGACTGTTGATGTTAATTTAATGTCATCCTGTGgattcaaacaaacacaaactctggATTATAGAAGAACAT ATTGGATTGCAGGTGGTCTCTGCATTGGGTTTATTGTATTGATTGGTTTTGGATTCCTGCTGATCCAGAAGAAGTTTCTGGTCCAAAAATCATCAGGCAGTCAAACACAAGGCAG aagaaGAGAAAACCGGAGCTGCTGGCGCCcaggaaacagaacaaaacctttaaaactcAGGATTaccatttga
- the LOC114145436 gene encoding T-lymphocyte surface antigen Ly-9-like isoform X6 has protein sequence METQITFICLFLVILGFSAGQEEKENLTGIVGGTITLPGAVTEKGYLLYNGKNIASVFKGEFDIDVNIYKNKLQWNRSSGLFTITNLQKNDSGTYTVQKGKFSSSYKLQVYDPAPTPAVTPVNVTSDPCLLICSVDKPATLLWIRDKEIQNQSRSALSLPVTVHTEDRDSSYRCVAANPAENKTVDVNLMSSCGFKQTQTLDYRRTYWIAGGLCIGFIVLIGFGFLLIQKKFLVQKSSGSQTQEEKTGAAGAQETEQNL, from the exons TGATTCTGGGATTTTCTGCTGGTCAGGAAGAGAAGGAGAATCTGACAGGAATCGTTGGAGGAACCATCACTCTACCTGGGGCTGTCACTGAGAAAGGATATCTTTTATATAACGGAAAAAACATTGCTTCAGTGTTTAAAGGTGAATTTGATATTGATGTGAACATTTACAAGAACAAACTTCAGTGGAACCGAAGCTCTGGACTCTTTACGATCACAAACCTGCAGAAGAACGACTCAGGAACCTATACAGTTCAAAAAGGCAAATTTTCTTCTTCATATAAGCTTCAAGTTTATG ATCCAGCACCGACTCCTGCAGTAACACCAGTtaatgtgacctctgacccctgccTGTTGATCTGCTCTGTGGACAAACCAGCGACTCTGCTGTGGATCAGAGACAAAGAAATACAGAACCAGAGCCGCTCTGCTCTGTCTTTACCTGTTACTGTCCATACAGAGGATAGAGATTCATCATATAGATGTGTAGCAGCCAATCCTGCAGAGAACAAGACTGTTGATGTTAATTTAATGTCATCCTGTGgattcaaacaaacacaaactctggATTATAGAAGAACAT ATTGGATTGCAGGTGGTCTCTGCATTGGGTTTATTGTATTGATTGGTTTTGGATTCCTGCTGATCCAGAAGAAGTTTCTGGTCCAAAAATCATCAGGCAGTCAAACACAAG aaGAGAAAACCGGAGCTGCTGGCGCCcaggaaacagaacaaaacctttaa
- the LOC114145436 gene encoding T-lymphocyte surface antigen Ly-9-like isoform X5, with protein sequence METQITFICLFLVILGFSAGQEEKENLTGIVGGTITLPGAVTEKGYLLYNGKNIASVFKGEFDIDVNIYKNKLQWNRSSGLFTITNLQKNDSGTYTVQKGKFSSSYKLQVYDPAPTPAVTPVNVTSDPCLLICSVDKPATLLWIRDKEIQNQSRSALSLPVTVHTEDRDSSYRCVAANPAENKTVDVNLMSSCGFKQTQTLDYRRTYWIAGGLCIGFIVLIGFGFLLIQKKFLVQKSSGSQTQEEEKTGAAGAQETEQNL encoded by the exons TGATTCTGGGATTTTCTGCTGGTCAGGAAGAGAAGGAGAATCTGACAGGAATCGTTGGAGGAACCATCACTCTACCTGGGGCTGTCACTGAGAAAGGATATCTTTTATATAACGGAAAAAACATTGCTTCAGTGTTTAAAGGTGAATTTGATATTGATGTGAACATTTACAAGAACAAACTTCAGTGGAACCGAAGCTCTGGACTCTTTACGATCACAAACCTGCAGAAGAACGACTCAGGAACCTATACAGTTCAAAAAGGCAAATTTTCTTCTTCATATAAGCTTCAAGTTTATG ATCCAGCACCGACTCCTGCAGTAACACCAGTtaatgtgacctctgacccctgccTGTTGATCTGCTCTGTGGACAAACCAGCGACTCTGCTGTGGATCAGAGACAAAGAAATACAGAACCAGAGCCGCTCTGCTCTGTCTTTACCTGTTACTGTCCATACAGAGGATAGAGATTCATCATATAGATGTGTAGCAGCCAATCCTGCAGAGAACAAGACTGTTGATGTTAATTTAATGTCATCCTGTGgattcaaacaaacacaaactctggATTATAGAAGAACAT ATTGGATTGCAGGTGGTCTCTGCATTGGGTTTATTGTATTGATTGGTTTTGGATTCCTGCTGATCCAGAAGAAGTTTCTGGTCCAAAAATCATCAGGCAGTCAAACACAAG aagaaGAGAAAACCGGAGCTGCTGGCGCCcaggaaacagaacaaaacctttaa
- the LOC114145436 gene encoding T-lymphocyte surface antigen Ly-9-like isoform X3, producing METQITFICLFLVILGFSAGQEEKENLTGIVGGTITLPGAVTEKGYLLYNGKNIASVFKGEFDIDVNIYKNKLQWNRSSGLFTITNLQKNDSGTYTVQKGKFSSSYKLQVYDPAPTPAVTPVNVTSDPCLLICSVDKPATLLWIRDKEIQNQSRSALSLPVTVHTEDRDSSYRCVAANPAENKTVDVNLMSSCGFKQTQTLDYRRTYWIAGGLCIGFIVLIGFGFLLIQKKFLVQKSSGSQTQGQDVCLLRKMIQHLQQSSIEPGTRK from the exons TGATTCTGGGATTTTCTGCTGGTCAGGAAGAGAAGGAGAATCTGACAGGAATCGTTGGAGGAACCATCACTCTACCTGGGGCTGTCACTGAGAAAGGATATCTTTTATATAACGGAAAAAACATTGCTTCAGTGTTTAAAGGTGAATTTGATATTGATGTGAACATTTACAAGAACAAACTTCAGTGGAACCGAAGCTCTGGACTCTTTACGATCACAAACCTGCAGAAGAACGACTCAGGAACCTATACAGTTCAAAAAGGCAAATTTTCTTCTTCATATAAGCTTCAAGTTTATG ATCCAGCACCGACTCCTGCAGTAACACCAGTtaatgtgacctctgacccctgccTGTTGATCTGCTCTGTGGACAAACCAGCGACTCTGCTGTGGATCAGAGACAAAGAAATACAGAACCAGAGCCGCTCTGCTCTGTCTTTACCTGTTACTGTCCATACAGAGGATAGAGATTCATCATATAGATGTGTAGCAGCCAATCCTGCAGAGAACAAGACTGTTGATGTTAATTTAATGTCATCCTGTGgattcaaacaaacacaaactctggATTATAGAAGAACAT ATTGGATTGCAGGTGGTCTCTGCATTGGGTTTATTGTATTGATTGGTTTTGGATTCCTGCTGATCCAGAAGAAGTTTCTGGTCCAAAAATCATCAGGCAGTCAAACACAAG gtCAGGATGTTTGTCTCCTCAGGAAAATGATCCAACATTTACAACAGTCATCTATAGAACCTGGAACCAGGAAATAA
- the LOC114145436 gene encoding T-lymphocyte surface antigen Ly-9-like isoform X4: protein METQITFICLFLVILGFSAGQEEKENLTGIVGGTITLPGAVTEKGYLLYNGKNIASVFKGEFDIDVNIYKNKLQWNRSSGLFTITNLQKNDSGTYTVQKGKFSSSYKLQVYDPAPTPAVTPVNVTSDPCLLICSVDKPATLLWIRDKEIQNQSRSALSLPVTVHTEDRDSSYRCVAANPAENKTVDVNLMSSCGFKQTQTLDYRRTYWIAGGLCIGFIVLIGFGFLLIQKKFLVQKSSGSQTQGRRENRSCWRPGNRTKPLKLRITI, encoded by the exons TGATTCTGGGATTTTCTGCTGGTCAGGAAGAGAAGGAGAATCTGACAGGAATCGTTGGAGGAACCATCACTCTACCTGGGGCTGTCACTGAGAAAGGATATCTTTTATATAACGGAAAAAACATTGCTTCAGTGTTTAAAGGTGAATTTGATATTGATGTGAACATTTACAAGAACAAACTTCAGTGGAACCGAAGCTCTGGACTCTTTACGATCACAAACCTGCAGAAGAACGACTCAGGAACCTATACAGTTCAAAAAGGCAAATTTTCTTCTTCATATAAGCTTCAAGTTTATG ATCCAGCACCGACTCCTGCAGTAACACCAGTtaatgtgacctctgacccctgccTGTTGATCTGCTCTGTGGACAAACCAGCGACTCTGCTGTGGATCAGAGACAAAGAAATACAGAACCAGAGCCGCTCTGCTCTGTCTTTACCTGTTACTGTCCATACAGAGGATAGAGATTCATCATATAGATGTGTAGCAGCCAATCCTGCAGAGAACAAGACTGTTGATGTTAATTTAATGTCATCCTGTGgattcaaacaaacacaaactctggATTATAGAAGAACAT ATTGGATTGCAGGTGGTCTCTGCATTGGGTTTATTGTATTGATTGGTTTTGGATTCCTGCTGATCCAGAAGAAGTTTCTGGTCCAAAAATCATCAGGCAGTCAAACACAAGGCAG aaGAGAAAACCGGAGCTGCTGGCGCCcaggaaacagaacaaaacctttaaaactcAGGATTaccatttga
- the LOC114145436 gene encoding T-lymphocyte surface antigen Ly-9-like isoform X1 → METQITFICLFLVILGFSAGQEEKENLTGIVGGTITLPGAVTEKGYLLYNGKNIASVFKGEFDIDVNIYKNKLQWNRSSGLFTITNLQKNDSGTYTVQKGKFSSSYKLQVYDPAPTPAVTPVNVTSDPCLLICSVDKPATLLWIRDKEIQNQSRSALSLPVTVHTEDRDSSYRCVAANPAENKTVDVNLMSSCGFKQTQTLDYRRTYWIAGGLCIGFIVLIGFGFLLIQKKFLVQKSSGSQTQGRSGCLSPQENDPTFTTVIYRTWNQEITS, encoded by the exons TGATTCTGGGATTTTCTGCTGGTCAGGAAGAGAAGGAGAATCTGACAGGAATCGTTGGAGGAACCATCACTCTACCTGGGGCTGTCACTGAGAAAGGATATCTTTTATATAACGGAAAAAACATTGCTTCAGTGTTTAAAGGTGAATTTGATATTGATGTGAACATTTACAAGAACAAACTTCAGTGGAACCGAAGCTCTGGACTCTTTACGATCACAAACCTGCAGAAGAACGACTCAGGAACCTATACAGTTCAAAAAGGCAAATTTTCTTCTTCATATAAGCTTCAAGTTTATG ATCCAGCACCGACTCCTGCAGTAACACCAGTtaatgtgacctctgacccctgccTGTTGATCTGCTCTGTGGACAAACCAGCGACTCTGCTGTGGATCAGAGACAAAGAAATACAGAACCAGAGCCGCTCTGCTCTGTCTTTACCTGTTACTGTCCATACAGAGGATAGAGATTCATCATATAGATGTGTAGCAGCCAATCCTGCAGAGAACAAGACTGTTGATGTTAATTTAATGTCATCCTGTGgattcaaacaaacacaaactctggATTATAGAAGAACAT ATTGGATTGCAGGTGGTCTCTGCATTGGGTTTATTGTATTGATTGGTTTTGGATTCCTGCTGATCCAGAAGAAGTTTCTGGTCCAAAAATCATCAGGCAGTCAAACACAAGGCAG gtCAGGATGTTTGTCTCCTCAGGAAAATGATCCAACATTTACAACAGTCATCTATAGAACCTGGAACCAGGAAATAACTTCATAA